The Gordonia sp. KTR9 genome contains a region encoding:
- a CDS encoding ferritin-like domain-containing protein has translation MTSPLNTPAPNSAVQQADPDDPLAVAAEAENAAVFTYGVITAFVAASRRRTVADYADAHRARRDEIERAIEAAGNMPPLAAAGYTLGVEVTDPTTAARAALGAEIDCTVAYRALLEQADDETGRRIGVDGLSESAVRAARWRVVLQESPVTVAFPGSPANG, from the coding sequence ATGACCTCACCACTGAACACACCGGCGCCGAACTCCGCGGTGCAGCAAGCGGATCCCGACGATCCGCTCGCCGTCGCCGCCGAGGCGGAGAACGCCGCCGTCTTCACCTACGGCGTCATCACCGCCTTCGTCGCCGCATCGCGCCGACGCACCGTCGCCGACTACGCGGACGCGCACCGGGCCCGCCGCGACGAGATCGAGCGGGCGATCGAGGCGGCGGGGAACATGCCACCGCTGGCCGCCGCCGGCTACACACTCGGCGTCGAGGTCACCGACCCGACCACCGCGGCCCGCGCGGCACTCGGCGCCGAGATCGACTGCACGGTGGCCTATCGCGCCCTGCTCGAGCAGGCCGACGACGAGACCGGACGCCGGATCGGCGTCGACGGGCTCTCGGAGAGCGCCGTGCGCGCCGCCCGGTGGCGGGTGGTCCTCCAGGAGAGCCCGGTCACGGTGGCGTTCCCGGGGTCTCCCGCGAACGGGTAG
- the rimP gene encoding ribosome maturation factor RimP, whose protein sequence is MPISPTHVSELVQKLVAERGFDLEDVTVRTRDGQEELSIVVDRDGGGDLDVLAGLSAEISDLLDATPAFADLAYVLEVTSRGVESPLTLPRHWRRNTGRRVVIEIDGDPSSEARTVTGRIGRLRDDPAPAVEVVVNHKGRIAVESVDLESVTKAVVQVDFSQPSVRELELCGLEPDEIELRRAPAAARPLNTTNEHDK, encoded by the coding sequence ATGCCGATCAGCCCGACGCACGTGAGCGAACTCGTCCAAAAGCTTGTCGCCGAACGGGGATTCGACCTCGAGGACGTCACGGTGCGCACTCGCGACGGCCAGGAGGAACTGTCGATCGTGGTTGACCGCGACGGCGGTGGCGACCTCGACGTCCTCGCCGGGCTCAGCGCCGAGATCTCCGACCTCCTCGACGCCACTCCCGCATTCGCCGATCTCGCGTACGTGCTCGAGGTGACCTCGCGCGGCGTCGAGAGCCCCCTGACCCTGCCCCGGCACTGGCGCCGCAACACCGGTCGCCGGGTGGTCATCGAGATCGACGGGGACCCGTCATCGGAGGCGCGCACCGTCACCGGCCGCATCGGCAGGCTGCGCGACGATCCGGCGCCGGCTGTCGAGGTGGTGGTGAACCACAAGGGGCGGATCGCGGTCGAGTCCGTCGACCTCGAGTCCGTGACCAAGGCCGTGGTGCAGGTGGACTTCTCCCAGCCGAGCGTCCGCGAACTGGAACTCTGCGGACTGGAACCGGACGAGATCGAGCTCCGCCGCGCGCCCGCCGCGGCGCGGCCGCTGAACACCACAAATGAACACGACAAATGA
- the nusA gene encoding transcription termination factor NusA — protein sequence MNIDIAALRMIEADKGISIETVITAIETALLTAYRHTDGFAPHARVDVNRKTGAVRVMAQEVDQDGNVVHEWDDTPEGFGRIAATTARQVILQRLRDAENEKNFGDLVAHEGEIVGGVVQQDSRANARGMVVVQIGSDANSTEGIIPPAEQVPGEVYTHGDRIKCYVVGVSRGARGPQITLSRTHPNLVRKLFSLEVPEIEDGSVEIVAVAREAGHRSKIAVHTGVSGLNAKGACIGPMGQRVRNVMSELAGEKIDIIDFDSDPAAFVGNALSPAKVVSVTVVDAELKAARVVVPDYQLSLAIGKEGQNARLAARLTGWRIDIRSDAAPAPEAGSE from the coding sequence ATGAACATCGACATCGCCGCCCTGCGCATGATCGAAGCCGACAAGGGCATCTCGATCGAGACCGTCATCACCGCCATCGAGACCGCGTTGCTGACCGCCTACCGGCACACCGACGGATTCGCCCCGCACGCCCGCGTCGACGTCAACCGCAAGACCGGTGCCGTGCGTGTGATGGCGCAGGAGGTCGATCAGGACGGGAACGTCGTCCACGAGTGGGACGACACACCCGAGGGGTTCGGCCGCATCGCGGCGACCACCGCGCGGCAGGTCATCCTCCAGCGTCTTCGCGACGCGGAGAACGAGAAGAACTTCGGCGACCTGGTCGCCCACGAGGGTGAGATCGTCGGCGGCGTCGTGCAGCAGGACTCGCGTGCCAACGCCCGCGGGATGGTCGTCGTCCAGATCGGCAGCGACGCCAACTCCACCGAGGGGATCATCCCGCCCGCCGAACAGGTGCCCGGCGAGGTCTACACCCACGGCGACCGGATCAAGTGCTACGTCGTCGGTGTCAGCCGCGGAGCACGCGGGCCGCAGATCACCCTGTCGCGGACCCACCCGAACCTGGTGCGCAAGCTGTTCTCGCTCGAGGTGCCCGAGATCGAGGACGGGAGTGTCGAGATCGTCGCCGTGGCGCGCGAGGCAGGCCACCGGTCGAAGATCGCCGTGCACACCGGGGTCTCCGGTCTCAACGCGAAGGGCGCCTGCATCGGGCCGATGGGCCAGCGCGTGCGCAACGTGATGAGCGAGCTCGCCGGCGAGAAGATCGACATCATCGACTTCGACTCCGACCCGGCGGCCTTCGTCGGGAATGCGCTGTCGCCCGCGAAGGTTGTGTCGGTGACGGTCGTCGACGCCGAGCTCAAGGCCGCACGGGTCGTCGTGCCGGATTACCAGCTCTCGCTGGCGATCGGCAAGGAGGGCCAGAACGCCCGGCTCGCCGCCCGGCTGACCGGGTGGCGGATCGACATCCGGTCCGACGCCGCGCCGGCCCCCGAGGCCGGGTCGGAATGA
- a CDS encoding YlxR family protein, whose product MCIGCRQRAEADELVRVVAQLRGDTPTVVVDPAKTMPGRGAWLHVRAECISTATRRRAFATALRTPGLTVDPDDLTEQLGAITHQRKAPRSRNR is encoded by the coding sequence ATGTGCATCGGTTGTCGGCAGCGGGCAGAGGCCGACGAGTTGGTCCGTGTGGTCGCGCAGTTGCGCGGTGACACCCCGACAGTCGTGGTCGATCCCGCGAAGACCATGCCGGGGCGAGGCGCGTGGCTGCACGTGCGGGCGGAGTGCATCTCCACCGCGACGCGACGCCGGGCCTTCGCCACGGCACTCCGGACCCCCGGTCTGACCGTGGACCCGGACGATCTCACCGAACAGCTCGGCGCGATCACCCACCAGAGGAAGGCTCCCCGGAGCCGGAACAGGTAG
- the infB gene encoding translation initiation factor IF-2 translates to MAGKARVHELAKELGVTSKQVLERLKEQGEFVKSASSTVEAPVARRLRESFPGKDGAAKDSKSAAPGPRQGAKPGPKPSGGTNAPKPGASATPAAPAADRPSPGPRTSGPKPGAPKPAPAPVETPAPAPAAPAAERPSPQPAPAAPAPQAPAASAAPSAPASTPGPRPGPKPGPRTPRVGNNPYSSAPAPAPRPAARPGPGQGGPRPGGGRPGPSGQGGPRPGGGRPAPGQGGPRPNPGNMPPRPSPGAMPSRAARPDARPGGRGGAGGGRGGPGGGGGYRGGGGGTGAPGGPPGGGFRGRPGGGGGGGRGRGGAAGAFGRPGGAPRRGRKSKRAKRAEYENMQAPAVGGVRLPRGNGEVIRLARGASLSDFADKIDANPASLVQALFNLGEMVTATESVNDETLELLGSEMNYRVQVVSPEDEDRELLDSFDLTYGEDEGGEEDLEQRPPVVTVMGHVDHGKTRLLDTIRKANVREGEAGGITQHIGAYQVNTHLNGEDRLITFIDTPGHEAFTAMRARGAKATDIAILVVAADDGVMPQTVEAVNHAQAADVPIVVAVNKIDKEGADPQKIRGQLTEYGLIPEEYGGDAMFVDISAKQGENIDALLEAVLLTADASLDLRANPDMDAQGVAIEAHLDRGRGPVATVLVQRGTLKVGDSIVAGDAYGRVRRMVDEHGEDVPEALPSRPVQVIGFTSVPGAGDNLLVVEEDRIARQIADRRNARKRNALAARSRKRISLEDLDSALKETSQLNLILKGDNSGTVEALEEALLNIEMGDEVSLRIIDRGVGGVTETNVNLAAASDAIIIGFNVRAEGKATELANREGVDIRYYSVIYQAIDEIESALKGMLKPIYEEVELGRAEIRAIFKSSKVGNIAGCLVQSGVMRRNAKARLLRDNVVVAENLTVSSLKREKDDATEVREGYECGLTLTYSDIKVDDVIETYELREKPRD, encoded by the coding sequence GTGGCAGGCAAAGCCCGCGTGCACGAACTGGCCAAAGAGCTCGGCGTCACGAGCAAGCAGGTGCTCGAGCGTCTGAAGGAGCAAGGCGAGTTCGTCAAATCGGCGTCGTCGACGGTAGAGGCCCCCGTGGCCCGTCGACTGCGTGAATCGTTCCCCGGCAAGGACGGGGCGGCCAAGGACTCCAAGTCCGCGGCGCCCGGCCCGCGCCAGGGTGCCAAGCCCGGACCCAAGCCGTCCGGCGGCACCAACGCACCGAAGCCCGGTGCATCCGCAACCCCGGCGGCGCCCGCCGCCGATCGCCCGAGCCCCGGTCCCCGTACCAGCGGCCCGAAGCCGGGCGCCCCCAAGCCGGCTCCCGCACCGGTGGAGACCCCGGCACCGGCACCCGCCGCCCCTGCGGCGGAACGTCCCAGCCCGCAGCCCGCCCCGGCGGCACCCGCCCCGCAGGCCCCGGCCGCGTCGGCAGCACCGTCTGCCCCGGCGTCGACCCCGGGTCCGCGTCCCGGCCCGAAGCCGGGTCCGCGCACGCCGCGGGTGGGCAACAACCCGTATTCGTCGGCACCGGCTCCCGCGCCGCGTCCGGCTGCCCGTCCCGGTCCGGGACAGGGTGGTCCGCGTCCCGGTGGTGGTCGTCCCGGCCCGTCCGGTCAAGGTGGTCCCCGTCCCGGTGGCGGTCGTCCCGCTCCCGGCCAGGGCGGTCCCCGTCCCAATCCCGGCAACATGCCCCCGCGTCCGAGTCCCGGCGCCATGCCGTCTCGCGCGGCCCGTCCTGACGCCCGCCCGGGTGGTCGTGGCGGTGCCGGCGGAGGCCGTGGTGGCCCCGGCGGCGGTGGCGGCTACCGCGGTGGTGGCGGCGGAACCGGCGCACCGGGAGGTCCTCCCGGTGGCGGCTTCCGCGGTCGTCCCGGCGGCGGTGGCGGTGGCGGCCGTGGACGCGGCGGCGCAGCAGGCGCCTTCGGTCGTCCCGGTGGCGCACCTCGTCGCGGTCGCAAGTCGAAGCGGGCGAAACGCGCCGAGTACGAGAACATGCAGGCGCCGGCCGTCGGTGGCGTCCGGCTGCCGCGCGGCAACGGTGAGGTCATCCGCCTCGCCCGCGGCGCGTCGCTCTCGGACTTCGCCGACAAGATCGACGCCAACCCGGCATCGCTGGTCCAGGCGCTGTTCAACCTCGGTGAGATGGTCACGGCGACCGAGTCGGTCAACGACGAGACGCTGGAGCTGCTCGGCTCGGAGATGAACTACCGCGTCCAGGTGGTCAGCCCCGAGGACGAGGATCGTGAGCTCCTCGACAGCTTCGACCTCACCTACGGCGAGGACGAGGGCGGCGAGGAAGACCTCGAACAGCGTCCCCCGGTGGTCACCGTCATGGGCCACGTCGATCACGGTAAGACCCGACTGCTCGACACGATCCGTAAGGCCAACGTCCGTGAGGGCGAGGCCGGCGGCATCACGCAGCACATCGGTGCCTACCAGGTGAACACCCACCTCAACGGTGAGGATCGCCTGATCACCTTCATCGACACCCCGGGTCACGAGGCGTTCACCGCCATGCGTGCCCGCGGTGCCAAGGCGACCGACATCGCGATCCTCGTGGTCGCAGCCGACGACGGCGTCATGCCGCAGACGGTGGAGGCGGTCAACCACGCCCAGGCGGCCGACGTGCCGATCGTGGTCGCGGTGAACAAGATCGACAAGGAAGGCGCCGATCCGCAGAAGATCCGCGGGCAGCTGACCGAATACGGTCTGATCCCCGAGGAGTACGGCGGCGACGCCATGTTCGTCGACATCTCGGCCAAGCAGGGCGAGAACATCGACGCGCTGCTCGAGGCCGTCCTGCTCACCGCGGACGCGTCACTCGATCTGCGTGCCAACCCGGACATGGACGCCCAGGGTGTCGCCATCGAGGCGCATCTCGACCGCGGCCGTGGCCCGGTGGCGACCGTGCTGGTCCAGCGCGGCACGCTGAAGGTCGGCGACTCGATCGTCGCCGGTGACGCCTACGGACGTGTTCGTCGCATGGTCGACGAACACGGCGAGGACGTCCCCGAGGCGCTGCCGTCGCGTCCGGTCCAGGTCATCGGTTTCACCTCGGTCCCCGGCGCAGGCGACAACCTGCTCGTGGTCGAGGAGGACCGCATCGCCCGGCAGATCGCCGACCGGCGCAACGCACGCAAGCGCAACGCGCTGGCCGCACGCAGCCGCAAGCGGATCAGCCTGGAAGACCTGGATTCGGCGCTCAAGGAGACGAGCCAGCTCAACCTCATCCTCAAGGGTGACAACTCGGGTACGGTCGAGGCCCTCGAAGAGGCCTTGCTGAACATCGAGATGGGCGACGAGGTCTCGCTGCGCATCATCGACCGCGGTGTCGGTGGCGTCACCGAGACCAACGTCAACCTGGCGGCGGCCTCGGATGCGATCATCATCGGCTTCAACGTCCGTGCGGAGGGCAAGGCCACCGAGCTGGCCAACCGCGAGGGCGTCGACATCCGGTACTACTCGGTGATCTACCAGGCCATCGACGAGATCGAGAGCGCGCTCAAGGGCATGCTCAAGCCGATCTACGAAGAGGTGGAGCTCGGCCGCGCCGAGATCCGCGCGATCTTCAAGTCGTCGAAGGTCGGCAACATCGCCGGTTGTCTCGTGCAGTCGGGCGTCATGCGGCGTAACGCCAAGGCCCGCCTGCTGCGCGACAACGTGGTGGTCGCCGAGAACCTCACCGTGTCCTCGCTCAAGCGCGAGAAGGACGATGCCACCGAGGTTCGCGAAGGCTACGAATGTGGTCTCACGCTGACCTACTCGGACATCAAGGTGGACGACGTGATCGAGACCTACGAGCTGCGGGAGAAGCCGCGCGACTGA
- the rbfA gene encoding 30S ribosome-binding factor RbfA, protein MADPARAQRMAKRISTIVASAIAHEIKDPRLTHVTVTDARVTNDLHDATIYYTVMGESIDAEPDYEAAAAGLAKATGVLRSKVGAGTGVRFTPTLRFVLDTVPDAARQMEELVARARANDELVARRAAEAKPAGDSDPYRSADDDATGIEE, encoded by the coding sequence ATGGCTGATCCAGCACGGGCGCAGCGCATGGCGAAGCGGATCTCGACGATCGTCGCGTCGGCGATCGCGCACGAGATCAAGGATCCGCGCCTGACACATGTGACGGTCACCGACGCCCGGGTGACCAACGATCTCCACGACGCGACGATCTACTACACCGTGATGGGCGAATCCATCGACGCCGAACCGGATTACGAGGCTGCGGCCGCCGGTCTGGCGAAGGCGACCGGTGTGCTGCGGTCGAAGGTGGGCGCGGGCACCGGGGTGCGTTTCACGCCGACCCTGCGTTTCGTCCTCGACACGGTGCCCGATGCCGCGCGTCAGATGGAGGAGCTCGTCGCCCGAGCCCGCGCGAACGACGAACTCGTCGCCCGGCGTGCCGCCGAGGCGAAGCCGGCGGGGGACTCGGACCCGTACCGCTCGGCCGACGACGACGCCACCGGTATCGAAGAGTGA
- a CDS encoding DHH family phosphoesterase, producing the protein MSGSSSAAIAATLASATAVTICCHVRPDADTIGSGLALALALDRRGVDVEVSYPGAEQLPASLAGLPGGKLLCSPAQVVGHPLVVAVDAANLERLDSLGSTFTAAQTSIVIDHHASNPGFGDLDLVDPAADCTAVLVLDVLDDMGVELDADIATCIYAGLSTDTGSFRWARPASFRVAARLLETGVDARRWSRILFDSHPFAWFSMMSGVLASAQLVPAACNGEGLVYAVVDQQALAGMSWEESESVVDTIRTAREAEVAAVFKEGEPGVWTVSLRSKDSVDLVPIARAHGGGGHRQASGYSDTGTADEVVARLLESL; encoded by the coding sequence GTGAGCGGTTCGTCGAGCGCGGCGATCGCCGCGACGCTGGCCTCCGCGACCGCGGTGACCATCTGCTGTCACGTCCGCCCCGATGCGGACACGATCGGCAGCGGTCTGGCGCTGGCGCTGGCACTCGACCGCCGGGGCGTCGACGTCGAGGTCTCCTATCCGGGGGCAGAGCAGCTCCCGGCCTCGCTCGCCGGACTACCCGGCGGCAAGCTGTTGTGCTCGCCCGCGCAGGTCGTCGGGCACCCGCTGGTGGTGGCGGTCGACGCCGCCAATCTCGAGCGGCTCGACTCCCTCGGCTCGACGTTCACCGCGGCGCAGACCTCGATCGTGATCGACCACCATGCGTCGAATCCCGGTTTCGGGGACCTCGACCTGGTCGATCCGGCCGCCGACTGCACCGCCGTACTGGTGCTCGATGTCCTCGACGACATGGGCGTCGAGCTTGACGCCGACATCGCCACCTGCATATACGCCGGACTCAGCACCGACACCGGCTCGTTCCGGTGGGCCCGACCGGCGTCGTTCCGCGTCGCGGCCCGGTTGTTGGAGACCGGTGTCGACGCGCGCCGGTGGAGCCGCATCCTCTTCGATTCGCATCCGTTCGCGTGGTTCTCGATGATGTCGGGCGTCCTGGCGTCCGCACAGCTCGTGCCGGCCGCATGCAACGGCGAGGGGCTCGTCTACGCCGTCGTCGACCAGCAGGCGCTGGCCGGGATGAGCTGGGAGGAGTCCGAGAGCGTCGTGGACACGATCCGGACCGCGCGCGAGGCCGAGGTGGCCGCGGTGTTCAAGGAAGGCGAGCCGGGCGTCTGGACGGTCTCGCTGCGATCCAAGGACAGCGTCGACCTCGTCCCGATCGCGCGGGCGCACGGTGGTGGCGGGCATCGTCAGGCCTCGGGCTACAGCGACACCGGTACCGCCGACGAAGTGGTCGCCAGGTTGCTGGAGTCGCTCTGA
- a CDS encoding MATE family efflux transporter: MATLTVSALAVLIAPPLYLLLDLAVVGRLGGEQLAALGVGTLVLSIVSTQLTFLSYGTTARSARRFGSGDRSGAVVEGVQASWIAVAVGVLIVAVAYPCAPVVMRLLVGTSSPESAAVAEDAAGWLRIAMFGVPLILLSMAGNGWMRGVQDTRRPVVYVVVGLSLAAVLVVGLVHGIGPFPRLGLDGSAVANVIGQGVTGVLFAVRVVREAHTRAFAPDWSIIRAQLVMARDLVVRSLSFQVCFVSAAAVAARFGVAQVAAHQLVLQLWEFMALFLDSLAIAAQALVGAALGAGRLGAADSVARRVTAVSVVAATAMGAVFAAGATLIPRIFTSDAAVLDAVGVPWWFFVGMLPIAGVVFALDGVLLGSGDAAFLRTATLTGALAGFLPLIWLSLVFDWGLAGIWSGLVVFMLVRLATVVWRIRSGRWRRAGAVRA, translated from the coding sequence ATCGCCACCCTCACCGTCTCGGCGCTCGCGGTCCTCATCGCACCTCCGCTGTATCTTCTGCTCGACCTGGCCGTCGTGGGACGCCTGGGCGGCGAACAGCTGGCTGCTCTCGGTGTGGGCACCCTGGTGCTCTCGATCGTCAGTACCCAGCTGACCTTCCTGTCCTATGGCACCACCGCCCGCTCCGCGCGACGATTCGGTTCCGGTGATCGGTCCGGTGCGGTCGTCGAAGGCGTGCAGGCGAGCTGGATCGCGGTCGCGGTCGGCGTCCTGATCGTCGCCGTGGCGTATCCCTGCGCCCCGGTGGTGATGCGCCTGCTGGTCGGGACGTCGTCGCCGGAATCGGCCGCGGTCGCCGAGGATGCGGCGGGCTGGCTGCGGATCGCGATGTTCGGTGTCCCGCTGATCCTGCTGTCGATGGCGGGCAACGGGTGGATGCGGGGAGTGCAGGACACCCGCCGCCCGGTCGTCTACGTGGTGGTCGGCCTGTCGCTTGCCGCGGTGCTCGTCGTCGGACTGGTCCACGGCATCGGCCCGTTCCCGCGACTGGGACTGGACGGCAGCGCGGTGGCCAATGTGATCGGACAGGGCGTGACCGGGGTGTTGTTCGCCGTGCGGGTTGTCCGCGAGGCGCATACACGCGCCTTTGCGCCGGACTGGTCGATCATCCGCGCCCAGCTGGTCATGGCGCGCGATCTGGTGGTGCGCAGTCTGTCGTTCCAGGTCTGTTTCGTCTCGGCGGCCGCGGTCGCCGCGCGCTTCGGTGTCGCCCAGGTGGCCGCTCATCAGCTGGTGCTGCAGCTGTGGGAGTTCATGGCGTTGTTCCTCGACTCGCTGGCCATCGCCGCCCAGGCGCTGGTGGGGGCCGCGCTCGGTGCGGGCCGGCTCGGCGCCGCCGACTCCGTCGCCCGGCGTGTCACCGCGGTCTCGGTGGTCGCCGCCACCGCGATGGGTGCCGTCTTCGCGGCCGGCGCGACGCTGATACCGCGCATCTTCACATCCGACGCCGCTGTCCTCGACGCCGTCGGTGTGCCGTGGTGGTTCTTCGTCGGCATGCTGCCGATCGCCGGGGTGGTCTTCGCGCTCGACGGCGTACTCCTCGGCAGTGGCGACGCCGCCTTCCTGCGCACGGCGACACTCACCGGCGCCCTGGCCGGCTTCCTGCCGTTGATCTGGCTGTCGCTGGTGTTCGACTGGGGTCTGGCGGGGATCTGGTCGGGTCTGGTGGTGTTCATGCTGGTCCGGCTGGCGACCGTGGTGTGGCGGATCCGCTCCGGCCGGTGGCGTCGGGCAGGTGCGGTCCGCGCCTGA
- a CDS encoding metallophosphoesterase family protein → MATLWAISDLHIAHRGNEHIIDSIRPTSPDDWLIVAGDVAERTDDIVDTLRRLRARFATVVWVPGNHELYTTAKDPLQVFGVARYDYLVQACRDVGVVTPEDIYPLFDPGDGSDPVRVVPMFLLYDYTFRPEGTANKLTALALARERNVVATDEFLLSPEPFPTRDAWGRARIEITRRRLQAIDPAEKTILVNHWPLRREPCDALFYPEFALWCGSELTADWHTEFNAACCVYGHLHIPRTTWYDGIRFEEVSVGYPREWKRRGLPNPLMRNIVPGDGLGAADLPEHGVRFDLPPDYAERAAEFRQRVEQRQAERRSRQADREAQRQAREDNR, encoded by the coding sequence GTGGCTACTCTGTGGGCGATCAGCGATCTGCACATCGCACATCGGGGCAACGAGCACATCATCGACAGCATCCGGCCGACCTCGCCGGACGACTGGCTCATCGTCGCCGGTGATGTCGCCGAACGCACCGACGACATCGTCGACACCCTGCGGCGTCTGCGGGCGCGGTTCGCCACCGTGGTGTGGGTGCCGGGCAATCACGAGCTGTACACGACGGCCAAGGACCCGCTGCAGGTGTTCGGGGTCGCGCGGTACGACTACCTCGTGCAGGCCTGCCGCGACGTCGGTGTGGTCACCCCGGAGGACATCTATCCGCTGTTCGATCCGGGCGACGGCTCCGATCCGGTCCGCGTCGTCCCGATGTTCCTGCTCTACGACTACACCTTTCGCCCGGAGGGCACGGCCAACAAGCTGACCGCGCTCGCGCTCGCCCGGGAACGCAATGTGGTGGCGACCGACGAGTTCCTGCTGTCGCCGGAGCCGTTCCCCACCCGCGACGCCTGGGGACGGGCGAGGATCGAGATCACCCGGCGCCGGCTGCAGGCCATCGATCCGGCCGAGAAGACGATCCTCGTCAACCACTGGCCGCTGCGTCGTGAGCCGTGCGACGCGCTGTTCTACCCGGAGTTCGCGCTGTGGTGCGGCAGCGAACTCACGGCCGACTGGCACACCGAGTTCAACGCGGCCTGCTGTGTGTACGGGCACCTGCACATCCCGAGGACCACCTGGTACGACGGCATCCGGTTCGAGGAGGTGTCGGTCGGCTACCCACGTGAATGGAAGCGTCGCGGACTCCCGAACCCGCTGATGCGCAACATCGTCCCGGGGGACGGACTCGGTGCGGCGGATCTGCCCGAGCACGGGGTCCGGTTCGATCTGCCGCCGGACTATGCCGAACGGGCCGCCGAGTTCCGGCAGCGCGTCGAGCAGCGGCAGGCGGAGCGCCGGTCGCGACAGGCCGATCGAGAGGCGCAACGGCAAGCACGAGAGGACAACCGATGA
- a CDS encoding 4'-phosphopantetheinyl transferase family protein: MIEQLLPAGVASAEAFADPPGLVLLPAEQSLISRAVEKRRREFTTVRHCARQALGELGHEPVPILKGDKGAPVWPAGIVGSLTHCDGYRAATVAYALSVRSLGIDAEPHDSLPDGVLEHTSLPAEREVLATRSGDLHWDRLLFCAKEATYKAWFPVAKRWLGFEDAHITFEQSTPTSGTFTSRILIDPAAADGGPPLLEFSGRWLVDRGIITTTIALT; encoded by the coding sequence ATGATCGAGCAACTCCTGCCGGCGGGCGTCGCCTCGGCGGAGGCGTTCGCCGACCCGCCGGGTCTGGTCCTGCTGCCCGCCGAACAGAGCCTGATCTCCCGAGCGGTGGAGAAACGCCGCCGCGAGTTCACCACCGTCCGGCACTGCGCCCGGCAGGCGCTGGGCGAGCTCGGCCACGAGCCGGTCCCGATCCTCAAGGGCGACAAGGGGGCACCCGTCTGGCCGGCCGGGATCGTGGGGAGCCTCACCCATTGCGACGGCTATCGTGCCGCGACCGTGGCGTACGCGCTGTCGGTGCGTTCTCTCGGTATCGACGCCGAGCCCCACGACAGCCTCCCCGACGGCGTGCTCGAGCACACCAGCCTGCCGGCCGAGCGGGAGGTCCTCGCGACGCGGTCGGGCGACCTGCACTGGGACCGGTTGCTGTTCTGTGCCAAGGAGGCCACCTACAAGGCATGGTTCCCGGTCGCCAAGCGCTGGCTGGGTTTCGAGGACGCCCACATCACCTTCGAGCAGTCCACTCCGACGTCGGGCACGTTCACCTCGCGGATCCTCATCGATCCGGCCGCTGCGGACGGCGGGCCGCCGCTGCTCGAGTTCTCCGGGCGCTGGCTGGTCGATCGCGGCATCATCACCACCACGATCGCGCTGACCTGA
- the truB gene encoding tRNA pseudouridine(55) synthase TruB, translating to MADATIENAGLLVVDKPAGMTSHDVVSRCRKIFNTRRVGHAGTLDPMATGVLVVGIERATKLLGLLSLTTKSYTATIRLGASTTTDDREGDVISTADASGLSDAEIATGVADLTGDIEQVPAKVSAIKVDGRRAHALVRTGTDFDLAARPVTVSRFEVLDTRRDGTFVDLDVVVDCSSGTYIRSLARDLGAALGIGGHLTELRRTAVGPFTLDHARTLDDVRDEPHVSLDIDEAVKISFPRRDIDDDEAESISQGRWLEPIGRKEIYVVVDPREQAIALIQEKGRRASSVMVVRPATLR from the coding sequence GTGGCCGACGCAACCATCGAGAACGCCGGCCTGCTCGTCGTCGACAAGCCCGCCGGGATGACCAGTCACGACGTCGTCTCGCGCTGCCGGAAGATCTTCAACACCCGCCGCGTCGGGCACGCGGGCACCCTGGACCCGATGGCGACCGGCGTACTGGTCGTCGGGATCGAGAGGGCGACAAAGCTTCTCGGCCTGTTGTCGCTGACGACGAAGTCCTACACCGCGACGATCCGGCTCGGTGCGTCCACGACGACCGACGACCGCGAGGGCGACGTCATCTCCACCGCCGACGCGTCCGGACTCTCCGACGCCGAGATCGCCACGGGGGTGGCCGATCTCACCGGCGACATCGAGCAGGTCCCGGCGAAGGTCAGCGCGATCAAGGTCGACGGCCGTCGCGCGCACGCGCTGGTGCGCACGGGCACCGACTTCGACCTCGCGGCGCGTCCGGTCACCGTGTCCCGCTTCGAGGTGCTCGACACCCGGCGCGACGGGACCTTCGTCGATCTCGATGTGGTGGTGGACTGTTCGTCGGGCACCTACATCCGGTCACTGGCACGCGATCTGGGTGCCGCACTCGGTATCGGCGGGCACCTGACCGAACTCCGGCGGACCGCCGTCGGCCCGTTCACGCTCGACCACGCGCGCACGCTCGACGACGTGCGCGACGAGCCGCATGTCAGCCTCGACATCGACGAGGCGGTCAAGATCTCGTTCCCGCGCCGGGACATCGACGACGACGAAGCCGAGTCGATCAGCCAGGGACGATGGCTGGAGCCGATCGGCCGGAAAGAGATCTATGTGGTCGTCGACCCGCGGGAACAGGCGATCGCGCTGATCCAGGAGAAGGGTCGCCGCGCGAGCTCGGTCATGGTGGTCCGGCCGGCGACCCTGCGCTGA